Proteins from a genomic interval of Spea bombifrons isolate aSpeBom1 chromosome 4, aSpeBom1.2.pri, whole genome shotgun sequence:
- the LRRC17 gene encoding leucine-rich repeat-containing protein 17 yields the protein MRVVTLTLLLCFCTVSELRKIRRNHRGNNDKPKNSKKYSSTAERYTPESPCDIYTYLNEKYLDCQERRQTSVHPDWPEDLIHILLARNRIRILKNNAFSKFKKLKSLDLQQNEITKIENQAFSGLTKLTTLLLQHNQIKVLSEEVFIHLPRLGYLRLYDNPWDCNCELESLITYLQIPRNRNMGNYAKCQTPVEMNGQKLKQVTPEVICQGDDAAPKHLEGPKITRPSVDSSLCHLYLYPIATLDCKRKGLQRVPTDIAPDIVKLDLSYNKIKELRSKEFEDVPNLETLNLGSNGMESIDSAAFSGLLNLQELDLSNNSLANFQYGVLEDLYFLKTLWLRDNPWRCDYHIHYLFYWLKHHYNVNYNGLECKSPEEYKGWFVGRYVRSYYEECPNEKFQVHTDRAMDEEERERHKDNSKPKPKGVIVTVIS from the exons ATGCGAGTGGTTACCCTTACATTGCTACTTTGCTTCTGCACAGTGTCTGAGCTAAGGAAGATAAGAAGAAATCACAGAGGAAACAATGACAAACCGAAAAACTCCAAGAAATATTCTAGCACGGCAGAGCGTTATACTCCAGAATCACCTTGTGACATTTACACATATCTTAATGAAAAATACTTAGACTGCCAGGAGAGGAGGCAGACATCTGTCCACCCTGACTGGCCAGAAGATCTAATACACATACTGCTTGCTAGAAACCGGATCCGTATTTTGAAAAACAACGCGTTTTCTAAATTCAAAAAACTAAAGAGCTTGGATTTGCAGCAAAACGAAATAACTAAAATCGAAAACCAAGCCTTTTCTGGTTTAACGAAACTCACAACTCTCTTGCTGCAACATAACCAGATTAAAGTACTTTCAGAGGAGGTGTTTATTCACCTGCCTAGGCTTGGCTACCTACGGCTGTATGACAACCCATGGGATTGTAACTGTGAGCTGGAATCCCTAATCACATATCTGCAGATTCCCCGAAACCGGAATATGGGAAATTACGCCAAGTGTCAGACTCCAGTAGAGATGAATGGGCAGAAGTTAAAACAGGTTACACCAGAAGTTATATGTCAGGGAGACGACGCAGCACCTAAACACCTGGAAGGACCCAAGATCACCAGACCTTCAGTGGACTCGTCGCTCTGCCATCTTTATTTGTACCCAATTGCAACATTAGACTGTAAAAGAAAAG GATTACAAAGAGTCCCCACTGACATAGCTCCAGACATCGTAAAACTTGATCTGtcctacaataaaataaaagagctACGTTCAAAAGAGTTTGAAGATGTTCCAAATCTGGAGACATTAAACCTGGGCAGCAATGGTATGGAATCCATAGATTCGG CTGCCTTTTCAGGTCTATTGAATCTACAAGAATTGGATTTATCAAATAATTCTCTTGCTAACTTTCAATATGGCGTACTGGAGGACTTGTACTTTTTGAAGACGCTTTGGCTCAGAGACAACCCTTGGAGGTGCGACTACCACATTCATTACTTGTTTTACTGGCTAAAGCACCACTACAATGTTAACTACAACGGCTTGGAGTGCAAGTCGCCGGAGGAGTATAAGGGCTGGtttgttgggaggtatgttcgAAGTTATTATGAAGAATGCCCAAATGAAAAGTTTCAAGTGCACACGGATCGGGCAATGGATGAAGAGGAAAGGGAGCGACATAAGGACAATTCAAAGCCAAAACCTAAAGGTGTCATAGTAACTGTGATAAGTTAA